The genomic segment GCCCTGCGCACGACACCGGATCAGCAGGACGAAGCTCCGGCGGAGGGATCGCCGGACGGCGGCGAGGCGGCTCAGGCGCTGCGCATCGACCCGCTGGCCGTGCTCGCGGAAACCGCCGGGTACGACGACCCGGAGCGCTGGTGGGAGGACGCGGTCGAACACCGGAGCAGCAGCGGTGACGACCCGCTGGCGCCGTTCGCCGCGCTCGCCGAGGCGATGGGCGCGCTGCGCGAGATGTACGGCGACGGCGGCCAGGAGGACGACCCGGCGCGCGAGGCCCATATGCGGCTGCGGATCCGGGACGCCCGGCGGACGCACGACCGGGTCGCGGTGGTCTGCGGGGCCTGGCACGTCCCGGCGCTCGCCCGGCCGGCGACCGCCACCGCGGACCGGCAGCTGCTCAAGGGGCTGCCCAAGGTGAAGGTCGAGATGACGTGGGTGCCGTGGACGCACCGGCGGCTGTCGCGGCACAGCGGATACGGCGCGGGGATCGACTCACCCGGCTGGTACGGGCATCTGTTCGGGGCGCGGGACCGGCCCGTCACCCGGTGGATGACCAAGGTCGCCGGGCTGCTCCGTGCCGAGGACCTGCCGGTCTCCTCCGCGCATGTCATCGAGGCCGTGCGGCTCGCCGACACCCTCGCGGCCATGCGCGGCCGCCCGCTCGCCGGCCTGAGCGAGACGACGGACGCGATACGGGCGGTCATGTGCGACGGCTCGGACGTACCGCTCGCCCTGATCAGGGACCGACTCGTCGTGGGGGACGTCCTGGGCGAAGTGCCGGACAGCGCGCCCGCCGTGCCGCTGGCCAGGGACCTGACCCGGGAACAGCGCAGGCTGCGGCTCAAGCCAGAAGCGCTGGAACGCGAGCTGGAACTGGACCTGCGCAAGGAGACCGACGCGGGCCGCAGCCGGCTGCTGCACCGGCTGCGGCTGCTGGGCGTCGACTGGGGGAAGCAGGTCCGTTCGCGCGCCGGGACCGGGACGTTCCGGGAGAGCTGGCGGCTGCGCTGGGAGCCGGAACTGGCGATCCGGGTCGCCGAGGCCGGGATCTGGGGCACGACGCTGCTCGCCGCGGCGACGGCGAAGGCCGAGGAAGGGGCGGTGCACGCCGCCGCGCTCGCCGACGTGACGGCGCTCGCCGAACGCTGCCTGGTGGCGGGGCTCCCGGACGCGCTGCCGGTGGTGATGACGGTGCTGGCCGACCGGGCCGCCCTGGAGACCGACGTCGGCCATCTCGCCCGGGCGCTGCCCGCCCTCGTACGGTCCGCCCGTTACGGCGACGTGCGCGGTACGGACTCCGAGGCGCTCCACAAGGTCGCCGAGGGGCTGGCGGAGCGGGTCTGCATCGGGCTGCCGCCCGCCTGCGTCGGGCTGGACGCGGACGGCGCCGCCGAGATGCGCGGCCACGCCGAGGCGGCGCACCGGGCGATCGGTCTCCTGCAGGCCGACGGCCTCCTCGACCGGTGGGCGGTGATGCTGCGGGGCATCGCCGAGCGCGACGGGGCGATACCGGGGCTGCTGCGCGGCAGCGCCACCCGGCTGCTGATGGACGACGGACGGCTCGACGAGGAGTCGGCCGCCCGGCTGATGGCGCTCGCCCTGTCACCGGGGACGCCGTCGGCCGAGGCCGCGGCCTGGCTGGAGGGCTTCCTGGCGGGCGGCGGCATGCTCCTCATCCACGACGAGCGGCTGCTCGCGCTGGTCGACTGCTGGCTCGCCGCGGTACCGGCCGCCGCGTTCAACGACGTACTGCCGCTGCTGCGGCGCACGTTCGGCGAGTTCGAGTCCGGTGTCCGCCGCACCGTCGGCGAGCTCGTCAGGCGCGGCGGCGCGGGCCGGCCCGAGACCGCGGCGGGGGAGACGGTGCCGGGCTTCGGCGCCGGGTTCGACGAGGAGCGGGTGGCGGCGGCGCTGCCGGTGCTGCGGCTGCTGCTGGGGCACCCAGGGGACGGGTTCGACGCGACGGGGGAGAACGGATGACCGACGACACGCGGGTCCACGACACGACGACCGGTGGCATGACGACGGCCGCCGATGAACGGCTGCGCCGCTGGCGGCTGGTGCTCGGCGGAGGGGCCGCCGACGGGACCGGCCGCGAACTCACCGGGCGCGACGCGGCGATGGACCGCACCCTCGGCGCGCTCTACGGAGGTGGGGGCAGCGGCGCGGACGGCAAGGGCGGCCGGGCGGCCGGTCTCGGCGGCTCCGCGCCGCAGGTCGCCCGGTGGCTCGGCGACATCCGTACGTACTTCCCGTCCTCCGTCGTCCAGGTGATGCAGCGGGACGCGATCGACCGGCTCGGGCTGTCGGCGCTGCTGCTGGAGCCGGAGATGCTGGAGGCCGTCGAGGCCGACGTCCATCTCGTCGGCACGCTGCTGTCGTTGAACAAGGCGATGCCGGAGACCACGAAGGAGACGGCGCGGGCCGTGGTCCGCAAGGTCGTCGAGGACCTGGAGAAGAAGCTCGCCACCCGCACCCGCGCGACCCTGACCGGCGCCCTCGACCGGTCGGCGCGGATCAGCCGCCCCCGGCACCGTGACATCGACTGGGACCGCACCATCCGCGCCAACCTCAAGCACTACCTCCCGGAGCACGGCACGATCGTGCCCGAGCGGCTGATCGGGTACGGCCGGGCGTCGCGGGCGGTGAAGAAGGACGTGGTGCTCTGCATCGACCAGTCCGGTTCGATGGCCGCCTCCGTCGTCTACGCCTCGGTGTTCGGGGCGGTGCTGGCCTCGATGCGGAGCATCGACACCAAACTGGTCGTCTTCGACACCGCGGTGGTCGATCTGACGGACCAGCTGGACGATCCGGTGGATGTGCTCTTCGGCACACAACTCGGCGGCGGCACCGACATCAACCGCGCTCTGGCGTACTGCCAGTCCCTGCTCACCCGGCCGGCGGACACCGTGGTCGTCCTCATCAGCGATCTCTACGAGGGCGGGATCCGGGACGAGATGCTCAAACGGGTGGCGGCCATGAAGGGTGCGGGAGTGCAGTTCGTGGCCCTGCTGGCGCTGTCCGACGAGGGTGCGCCGTCCTACGACCGCGAGCACGCGGCCGCGCTGGCCGCGCTCGGAGCGCCCGCTTTCGCCTGCACACCGGACCTGTTTCCCGAGGTGATGGCCGCCGCGATAGAGAAACGGGCGCTGCCCGTACCAGAAGCCTGACGCGAGCCTGACAACGCGCTCTGTGACCGTTCTCACCGCTCACATGTGACCTGCGATTTAGGGACCTACGTCCCACGGGGATAACCTGCGAGACGGACATGCCGCGTACTTCGGTGACCGTGTGCGCCCTCCTTGTGACCGCGTAGTCACGCTTCCCGTATCGGCACGTTCGCGTAGAAAACAAACCGCGATCACCAAGGACGGACGCGCGTGGACCTGTTCGAGTACCAGGCGAGGGATCTCTTCGCCAAGCACGGTGTACCGGTGCTGGCCGGTGAAGTCATCGAGACGCCCGAGGCGGCTCGTGAGGTGACCGAACGTCTGGGTGGCCGTGCGGTCGTCAAGGCGCAGGTCAAGGTCGGTGGCCGAGGCAAGGCCGGCGGCGTGAAGCTCGCCTCCGACCCCGCAGACGCGGTCGCGAAGGCCGACGCGATCCTCGGCATGGACATCAAGGGCCACACGGTCCACAAGGTGATGCTTGCCGAGACCGCGGACATCGCGGAGGAGTACTACGTCTCCTTCCTGCTGGACCGCACCAACCGCACCTTCCTCGCCATGGCGTCCGTAGAGGGCGGCGTGGAGATCGAGATCGTTGCGGAGGAGAACCCGGACGCGCTGGCCAAGATTCCGGTCGACGCCAACGAGGGCTGCACCCCGGAGAAGGCCGCCGAGATCGTCGCCGCGGCCAAGTTCCCGGCCGAGATCGCCGACCAGGTGGCCGACGTTCTGCAGAAGCTGTGGACCGTCTTCATCAAGGAGGACGCCCTCCTCGTCGAGGTCAACCCGCTGATCAAGTCCGGCGACGGCAAGATCATCGCGCTCGACGGCAAGGTCTCGCTCGACGAGAACGCCGAGTTCCGCCAGCCGGACCACGCGGCCCTTGAGGACAAGGACGCCGCCAACCCGCTGGAGGCCGCGGCCAAGGCCAAGAACCTCAACTACGTCAAGCTCGACGGTGAGGTCGGCATCATCGGCAACGGCGCGGGTCTCGTCATGAGCACCCTCGACGTCGTCGCGTACGCCGGTGAGAAGCACGGCGGCGTCAAGCCCGCCAACTTCCTCGACATCGGTGGCGGCGCCTCCGCCGAGGTCATGGCGAACGGCCTGGAGATCATCCTCGGCGACCCGGACGTCAAGTCCGTCTTCGTCAACGTCTTCGGTGGCATCACCGCGTGCGACGAGGTCGCCAACGGCATCGTCCAGGCGCTGGAGCTGCTGGCCTCGCGCGGCGAGAACGTCTCCAAGCCGCTGGTCGTGCGTCTCGACGGCAACAACGCGGAGCTGGGTCGCAAGATCCTGACCGACGCCAACCACCCGCTCGTGCAGCGTGTGGACACCATGGACGGCGCGGCCGACAAGGCCGCCGAGCTCGCGGCTGCGAAGTAAGGGACAAGGTCACCACACCATGGCTATTTTCCTGACCAAGGAAAGCAAGGTCATCGTCCAGGGGATGACCGGCGCCACGGGCATGAAGCACACCAAGCTCATGCTTGCCGACGGCACCAACATCGTTGGCGGCGTCAACCCGCGCAAGGCCGGCACCAGCGTCGACATCGACGGCACCGAGGTGCCCGTGTTCGGCTCCGTCGCCGAGGCGATCGAGAAGACCGGTGCCGATGTCACCGTCATCTTCGTGCCGCCGAAGTTCGCGAAGGACGCCGTCGTCGAGGCCATCGACGCCGAGATCGGCCTGGCCGTCGTGATCACCGAGGGCATCACGGTGCACGACTCCGCCTCGTTCTGGGCGCACGCCGGCGCCAAGGGCAACAAGACCCGCATCATCGGCCCGAACTGCCCCGGTCTCATCACCCCGGGTCAGTCCAACGCCGGCATCATCCCGGGCGACATCACGAAGCCGGGCCGCATCGGCCTGGTCTCGAAGTCCGGCACGCTCACGTACCAGATGATGTACGAGCTGCGTGACCTCGGCTTCTCGTCCGCCGTCGGCATCGGTGGCGACCCGATCATCGGCACCACCCACATCGACGCGCTGGCCGCGTTCGAGGCGGACGCCGACACCGACCTGATCGTCATGATCGGTGAGATCGGTGGCGACGCCGAGGAGCGGGCCGCGGACTACATCAAGGCCCACGTGACGAAGCCGGTCGTCGGCTACGTCGCGGGCTTCACCGCCCCCGAGGGCAAGACCATGGGCCACGCGGGCGCCATCGTCTCCGGTTCGTCGGGCACCGCCCAGGCGAAGAAGGAGGCCCTGGAGGCCGCCGGCGTCCAGGTCGGCAAGACCCCGTCGGAGACGGCTCGCCTGGCGCGCGCCATCCTCGCGGGCTGATGTCCGTCTGCTGACGGCCGTTCGTCTGCTGACGGCTGAGAGGTCGTCACACGTGACGACGCGGGCCCGTCCCCTTCGGGGGACGGGCCCGCGTTTGCTTTGTGCGGCCGGTGGGGCCCTGTGCCTCTCAGCGCTCAGGGGGCAACCGGGGTGCTTGTGCGGGGGGTGCGGCGGGTTTGACGGGCTTGACGGGTTTCATGGGTGCGGTCGTCCGCTGGGTGGGCTTCGCGGGGCCCGGCCGGCCGATGCGGCCGGCCTCCGGCACGCCCTGCCTCGGAGTGGCGGAGGGCGGCGCGGTCACCGATGTCGGCCGGGCACGGTGCGGCAGTTCGCCGACGCGGTCGTACGTCACCACCAGCGCGGCGCCCGTCGCCCCGGCGATCAGCGCGGTCAGCGCCACCGCGGACAGCGTCCTGCGGCGCACGCCGCGCTCGCTCGCATCGCGCACCCGGGCGGCGGGGACCTCCGGGACCTCCGGAGTGATGGCCGTTCCCGCTCCAGGGTCTGTTCCGAGGTCTGTTCCGGGGGCAGGCTCCGGGTCCGGGTCCGCGAGGATGGCCTTCAGCCGCGCCGGTGCCTCGTCGCCCAGCTCCGGGACGGCCGCGCTCAGCGCCGCCCGCGCCTGGGTGATCCGGCTCGCCGTCGCGACCGTGCTCGCCTCGCTCTCGGCGGCGGCCACGGGCAGATCGAGCCCCAGCCCGTCGTAGAGCACCAGCGCCTGCCGCTGCGAGGGCGACAGCCGCAGTACGGCCGCCCGCACCGCGCCGTCCCGTTCGGAGCCGCGCAGCGTCCGCGCGGCGGCCCGTGGATGCGTACGGCGCCCCGGCACCCACTGCTGCCAGGGCGCGAGCGCGTACTCGTACGCCGCCGCGCGCACCCAGCCGACCGGATCCGGATCCGCCGCGACCTCCGGCCACCGCTGCCACGCGAGATCGAACGCGCGGTGCACGGCATGCCGCGCGAAGCCGGGATTCCCGGTGATCAGGTCCACCTGCCGCACGATGCCGCTCACGCTGTGCGTGTACAGACGGTCGAAGGCGGCCTCGGGCCACGGCGTGGGGTCGGTCGGTGCGGTCGGTGCGACCGGTGGATGCGGTGCGGTCGGTGCGGGTGGCGGGGGTGGTGACGGCTTGGGCTTCGGTGTCCGCGGTGGCGCCGGCGGTGGCGGTGGCGTCGGGTCGGCCGCTACGGGGATCGCCGGAGGGCGTGGCTTCACGCGCCGCTGGGGGGTGTTGACCGGCTTGGGAGCGCGCTTGACGGCGACTTCCGGGCGCTCGGGGAGGGGCGCGATGGGAGCCGGCTCGACCGGGGAAACAGCGGGCCGGGCCGCACGGGTGACGAGGTGTGAGGATTCGGGAGCGTTCGTCTGGGGTGGAGGTGGGGTGGGGGACGGAGAGGCGCGCCGGGGCTGGGACGGGGACCGCTGGGACTGGGGCGGCTGGGGCTGGGACTCGGACCGGGGCTGGGACTCGGACCGGGGATCTGGCTTCGGCTGCGGTTTGGGCTCCGGTTTGGGCTGGGGCTTCGCCTGGGGCTTCGGCGCTGGTGAGCCGGCGCGTGTGCGGGTCCTGGCGCGCTTGGGACGTTCTTCGGCCGAGGTCTTCACCGTCTTCGCGGCCTTCTTGGCGGTAGAGGCCTGCTTCGCCGCCTTCCGCGCCGTCACGTGCCCGACCTCACACAGCCGCTCCGACCGCCTTCGAATCCCCGTACGCACGATTGTGTGAAAAGACGCATAAAGTCATATTGCGCGAC from the Streptomyces sp. RKAG293 genome contains:
- a CDS encoding DUF5682 family protein, with amino-acid sequence MSTPDVVTPAAPLAVPPAGGPSGVALLGVRHHGPGSARAVRAALDAYRPGTVLIEGPPEADPLVGLAAEDGMRPPVALLAHVLDDPARAAFWPFAEFSPEWVAIQWAAGHGVPVAFIDLPAAHSLALRTTPDQQDEAPAEGSPDGGEAAQALRIDPLAVLAETAGYDDPERWWEDAVEHRSSSGDDPLAPFAALAEAMGALREMYGDGGQEDDPAREAHMRLRIRDARRTHDRVAVVCGAWHVPALARPATATADRQLLKGLPKVKVEMTWVPWTHRRLSRHSGYGAGIDSPGWYGHLFGARDRPVTRWMTKVAGLLRAEDLPVSSAHVIEAVRLADTLAAMRGRPLAGLSETTDAIRAVMCDGSDVPLALIRDRLVVGDVLGEVPDSAPAVPLARDLTREQRRLRLKPEALERELELDLRKETDAGRSRLLHRLRLLGVDWGKQVRSRAGTGTFRESWRLRWEPELAIRVAEAGIWGTTLLAAATAKAEEGAVHAAALADVTALAERCLVAGLPDALPVVMTVLADRAALETDVGHLARALPALVRSARYGDVRGTDSEALHKVAEGLAERVCIGLPPACVGLDADGAAEMRGHAEAAHRAIGLLQADGLLDRWAVMLRGIAERDGAIPGLLRGSATRLLMDDGRLDEESAARLMALALSPGTPSAEAAAWLEGFLAGGGMLLIHDERLLALVDCWLAAVPAAAFNDVLPLLRRTFGEFESGVRRTVGELVRRGGAGRPETAAGETVPGFGAGFDEERVAAALPVLRLLLGHPGDGFDATGENG
- a CDS encoding VWA domain-containing protein, whose product is MTDDTRVHDTTTGGMTTAADERLRRWRLVLGGGAADGTGRELTGRDAAMDRTLGALYGGGGSGADGKGGRAAGLGGSAPQVARWLGDIRTYFPSSVVQVMQRDAIDRLGLSALLLEPEMLEAVEADVHLVGTLLSLNKAMPETTKETARAVVRKVVEDLEKKLATRTRATLTGALDRSARISRPRHRDIDWDRTIRANLKHYLPEHGTIVPERLIGYGRASRAVKKDVVLCIDQSGSMAASVVYASVFGAVLASMRSIDTKLVVFDTAVVDLTDQLDDPVDVLFGTQLGGGTDINRALAYCQSLLTRPADTVVVLISDLYEGGIRDEMLKRVAAMKGAGVQFVALLALSDEGAPSYDREHAAALAALGAPAFACTPDLFPEVMAAAIEKRALPVPEA
- the sucC gene encoding ADP-forming succinate--CoA ligase subunit beta, whose amino-acid sequence is MDLFEYQARDLFAKHGVPVLAGEVIETPEAAREVTERLGGRAVVKAQVKVGGRGKAGGVKLASDPADAVAKADAILGMDIKGHTVHKVMLAETADIAEEYYVSFLLDRTNRTFLAMASVEGGVEIEIVAEENPDALAKIPVDANEGCTPEKAAEIVAAAKFPAEIADQVADVLQKLWTVFIKEDALLVEVNPLIKSGDGKIIALDGKVSLDENAEFRQPDHAALEDKDAANPLEAAAKAKNLNYVKLDGEVGIIGNGAGLVMSTLDVVAYAGEKHGGVKPANFLDIGGGASAEVMANGLEIILGDPDVKSVFVNVFGGITACDEVANGIVQALELLASRGENVSKPLVVRLDGNNAELGRKILTDANHPLVQRVDTMDGAADKAAELAAAK
- the sucD gene encoding succinate--CoA ligase subunit alpha — translated: MAIFLTKESKVIVQGMTGATGMKHTKLMLADGTNIVGGVNPRKAGTSVDIDGTEVPVFGSVAEAIEKTGADVTVIFVPPKFAKDAVVEAIDAEIGLAVVITEGITVHDSASFWAHAGAKGNKTRIIGPNCPGLITPGQSNAGIIPGDITKPGRIGLVSKSGTLTYQMMYELRDLGFSSAVGIGGDPIIGTTHIDALAAFEADADTDLIVMIGEIGGDAEERAADYIKAHVTKPVVGYVAGFTAPEGKTMGHAGAIVSGSSGTAQAKKEALEAAGVQVGKTPSETARLARAILAG